A part of Fimbriiglobus ruber genomic DNA contains:
- the ettA gene encoding energy-dependent translational throttle protein EttA, which produces MAERYIFNIRNLTKSYGKKEVLKDVYLSFYPGAKIGVLGSNGAGKSTLLRVMAGEDKEFMGEAWSEPGASVGYVPQEPHLTPGKTVLENIEEAVAPIRALLKQQEEIGEKFAAADADFDKLGAAMDRVQSAIDAADAYNLDRQLEMAMDAMRLPPPDAAVERLSGGERRRVALCKTLLQKPDLLLLDEPTNHLDAESVEWLERHLQQYTGAVVAVTHDRYFLDNVAQWILELDRGRGIPWEGNYTSWMDQKRRRLAVEEKQESARQKHLARELEWAKLAPRARMAKSKARLATIDKLQAQEMEDRDDELSIQIPAGPMLGDLVVRADGVKKGFGENLLFDDLTFNLPKGGIVGVIGPNGAGKTTLFRMIVGQETPDAGKLAVGPTVKIAYVDQNRDALRADATIFEEVTGGTDHIMLGNRKVASRGYVARFNFKGPDQQKLVGSCSGGERNRIHLAKLLRSGGNLLLLDEPTNDLDVDTLRALEEALINFGGCAVVISHDRWFLDRIATHILAFEGDSKVVWCEGNFQVYEEQRRARLGAAADTPHRIKYRKLHQ; this is translated from the coding sequence ATGGCAGAGCGGTACATTTTCAACATCCGTAACCTGACCAAGAGTTACGGCAAGAAGGAAGTCCTCAAGGACGTGTATCTCTCCTTCTATCCGGGGGCGAAGATCGGCGTCCTCGGGAGCAACGGGGCTGGGAAGTCGACCCTGTTGCGGGTCATGGCGGGTGAAGACAAGGAGTTCATGGGCGAGGCGTGGTCGGAGCCGGGGGCCAGCGTCGGGTACGTCCCGCAGGAGCCGCACCTCACGCCCGGGAAGACGGTCCTCGAAAACATCGAGGAAGCGGTCGCCCCGATCCGCGCCCTGCTGAAGCAACAGGAAGAGATCGGGGAGAAATTCGCCGCCGCGGACGCGGACTTCGACAAGCTCGGGGCCGCGATGGACCGCGTCCAGTCGGCGATCGACGCCGCCGACGCCTATAACCTCGACCGGCAACTCGAAATGGCGATGGACGCCATGCGGCTGCCGCCCCCGGACGCGGCCGTCGAGCGACTGTCGGGCGGCGAGCGGCGCCGCGTGGCCCTCTGCAAGACGCTGCTCCAGAAGCCCGACCTGCTCCTGCTCGACGAGCCGACCAACCACCTGGACGCCGAGTCCGTCGAGTGGCTCGAACGGCACCTCCAACAGTACACCGGGGCGGTCGTGGCCGTGACGCACGACCGGTACTTCCTGGACAACGTGGCCCAGTGGATCCTCGAACTCGACCGCGGCCGCGGCATCCCGTGGGAGGGGAACTACACCTCGTGGATGGACCAGAAGCGGCGGCGGTTGGCGGTGGAGGAGAAGCAGGAGTCGGCCCGGCAGAAGCACCTCGCGCGGGAACTGGAGTGGGCGAAGCTGGCCCCGCGGGCGCGGATGGCCAAGAGCAAGGCCCGCCTCGCTACGATCGACAAGCTCCAGGCGCAGGAGATGGAGGACCGGGACGACGAACTCAGCATCCAAATCCCGGCCGGGCCGATGCTCGGCGACCTGGTGGTCCGCGCCGACGGCGTCAAGAAAGGCTTCGGCGAAAACCTGCTGTTCGACGACCTGACGTTCAACCTGCCCAAGGGCGGGATCGTCGGCGTGATCGGGCCGAACGGGGCCGGGAAGACGACCCTGTTCCGCATGATCGTGGGCCAGGAAACGCCGGACGCCGGCAAGTTGGCAGTCGGCCCGACCGTCAAGATCGCCTACGTCGACCAGAACCGGGACGCCCTCCGGGCGGACGCGACGATCTTCGAGGAAGTGACCGGCGGGACCGACCACATCATGCTCGGCAACCGCAAGGTGGCCAGCCGCGGGTACGTGGCCCGATTCAATTTCAAGGGGCCGGACCAGCAGAAACTGGTGGGTAGTTGCTCGGGGGGTGAGCGGAACCGCATCCACTTGGCGAAGTTGCTCCGCAGCGGCGGCAACCTGCTCCTGCTCGACGAACCGACGAACGACCTGGACGTGGACACCTTGCGGGCGCTCGAAGAAGCGCTGATTAACTTCGGCGGTTGCGCGGTGGTGATCAGCCACGACCGGTGGTTCCTGGACCGCATCGCCACGCACATCCTGGCCTTCGAGGGGGACAGCAAGGTGGTGTGGTGCGAGGGGAACTTCCAGGTGTACGAGGAGCAGCGCCGCGCCCGCCTCGGCGCCGCGGCCGACACGCCGCACCGGATCAAGTACCGGAAGTTGCACCAGTAA
- a CDS encoding TIGR02996 domain-containing protein → MTDENGFLNRLAAFPADNTTRLVYADWLDEQNDPACAAKAAFLRVTCQFATTEDGEQKKQLEKKLQTLAANLPAEWLAVVSYLAVENCAGKRAQPRRMTFVFDFICDKRWEDLQPTGNNNVRFCEGCQQNVYYSKTIAAARNHANRGRCVAVDCRVERKPHDLSEVRLMTVGRLIRPNPGE, encoded by the coding sequence ATGACCGATGAAAATGGCTTCCTGAACCGCCTGGCCGCATTCCCGGCCGACAACACGACCCGCCTGGTCTATGCCGACTGGCTCGACGAACAGAACGACCCGGCCTGCGCGGCCAAAGCCGCGTTCCTCCGCGTGACGTGTCAATTCGCGACGACCGAGGATGGCGAACAAAAGAAGCAACTCGAAAAGAAGCTGCAAACACTCGCCGCCAACTTGCCGGCCGAATGGCTCGCCGTGGTCAGCTATCTGGCCGTTGAGAACTGCGCGGGCAAGCGTGCGCAACCGAGGCGGATGACTTTCGTGTTCGACTTCATCTGCGACAAGCGGTGGGAGGATTTACAACCGACTGGTAACAACAACGTCCGCTTCTGCGAGGGCTGCCAGCAAAACGTTTACTACAGCAAAACGATCGCGGCCGCCCGAAACCACGCGAACCGCGGCCGCTGCGTCGCCGTAGACTGCCGCGTCGAACGAAAGCCGCACGACCTGTCGGAAGTGCGTTTAATGACCGTGGGCAGGCTCATCCGCCCGAACCCGGGGGAGTGA
- a CDS encoding TIGR02996 domain-containing protein yields the protein MTDEAGFLNRLAAFPADKTTRLVYADWLDEQNDPACAAKAAFLRVTCQLLRMPRKSKGMKQLKKRRQALAATLPTDWLAVVSHLPVENCRSRREPSGQSTRISLDFEFVCGKRWEDMRVTDDNAVRFCEGCRQEVYYCDTIMGARRHARVGHCVAVDCGIERKPRDLQPPPMLLGKVLPNSRAYQRITERSQPDPVSVERERQRRERGEGD from the coding sequence ATGACCGACGAAGCCGGCTTCCTGAATCGCCTGGCCGCGTTCCCGGCCGACAAGACGACCCGTCTGGTCTACGCCGACTGGCTCGACGAACAGAACGACCCGGCCTGCGCGGCCAAGGCCGCGTTCCTCCGCGTGACGTGTCAGCTCTTAAGGATGCCCCGCAAGAGCAAGGGCATGAAACAACTCAAAAAGAGGCGGCAAGCACTCGCCGCCACCTTGCCCACCGATTGGCTCGCGGTGGTGAGCCACCTGCCCGTTGAAAACTGCCGGTCGCGGCGAGAACCGTCCGGGCAGTCGACGCGAATCTCGCTCGACTTCGAGTTCGTGTGCGGCAAACGGTGGGAAGATATGCGAGTCACCGACGACAACGCGGTCCGCTTCTGTGAGGGATGTCGCCAGGAGGTCTACTACTGTGACACCATCATGGGCGCCCGCCGCCATGCGCGAGTCGGCCACTGTGTCGCCGTGGACTGCGGGATCGAACGCAAGCCGCGGGATTTGCAGCCTCCTCCCATGTTACTGGGGAAAGTCTTGCCGAACTCCCGGGCTTACCAGCGCATTACGGAGAGGTCACAACCCGACCCCGTCTCGGTCGAGCGGGAGCGGCAACGAAGGGAGCGCGGCGAGGGCGACTGA
- a CDS encoding isoleucine--tRNA ligase: protein MSEVAKPQAVRPFEKVETQNVDFPAFERAILDFWQRADIFGKRRKLNAGKKKWSFLDGPITANNPMGVHHAWGRTYKDAYNRYFAMTGHELRYQNGFDCQGLWVEVEVEKELGLKSKRDIENLVPGDREASVAKFVQLCKDRVDKFARVQTEQSVRLGYWMDWDRTDADWAKPVDERKSYFTMSRENNYTIWSFLQKCHHKGLIYRGYDVMPWCGRCGVGISEQEMKEGYKNVEHRAVFVKFPLKDRPGENLLVWTTTPWTLTSNVGAAVNPELTYLQVKLKGELYYVAKGAFKLNRMESGGGDGEDDEPTAKKGKRDWIDGVPHLSSIEQHFKSKAGKDGYEVVGEVKGEEMLGWEYVGPFDDLPAQQHQYGYPPAAARVVKDRGWSPARTAAESHRVINGGKDVTESEGTGIVHSAPGCGQIDFVWGKESGLPPVAPIDDAGCFVEGFGSLTGLNAADPTTADRVFELLKANDRLFVTERYVHRYPHCWRCKTELLYRLVDEWFINMGPRNTEEGFRGAIMKVAAQVTFLPESLNGRARERDWLWNMGDWMISKKRYWGLALPIWVDEATGDFEVIGSFEELKARAVEGWEEFDGHSPHRPYLDKVKIRNPKTGNLMSRVPDVGNPWLDAGIVAFSTMKYNTDRAYWREWYPADFITESFPGQFRNWFYALLALSTMMGEGEPPFKTLLGHGLVKDQYAQAMSKSMGNSIEFVAAADEGGSLTDAKGKRTSFAAIGADVMRWLYSRHDPAKNLNFGPEPANEVRAKFIIKLWNCYAFFANYARLDGFDPTAAKVPVAERADIDRWIVSDLQGLITTARTAFEKFDVMSFCLEAERFVDDRLSNWYVRRNRDRFWSKNTELDDAGRKDKLAAYQTMYEVLTTLCKLFSPVVPFLSEVIWQNLRTPADAESVHLCDYPTADPGQVDADLSADMDALLDLVTLGGAARNAAKTRGRQPLAELRVSPGSDAEKRAVERFADQLREELNVKAVTLHDKTTGPMLRVVARLNKKTANAKLGAKGKEAEALLTTLDGAKVNEEMRKTGVIVLTGVELQPADIAIEFVAPEGWIGVADKNTQVMLDTRITPELKAEGLARDIVRFVQDARKDAGLDVADKIALYLSTESDALQKAMTAHRSPIAAETQAIEWCATPPADAHAANVKVDGHALAIALRKV from the coding sequence GTGTCCGAAGTCGCGAAACCGCAGGCCGTCCGCCCGTTCGAGAAGGTCGAAACGCAGAACGTCGATTTCCCGGCGTTCGAGCGCGCGATACTCGATTTCTGGCAGCGGGCGGACATTTTCGGGAAGCGGCGCAAGCTGAACGCGGGCAAGAAGAAGTGGTCGTTCCTCGACGGCCCGATCACGGCCAACAACCCGATGGGCGTCCACCACGCCTGGGGCCGGACGTACAAGGACGCCTACAATCGCTACTTCGCCATGACCGGGCACGAACTCCGCTACCAAAACGGGTTCGACTGCCAGGGCTTGTGGGTCGAGGTCGAGGTCGAAAAGGAACTCGGGCTCAAGTCCAAACGGGACATCGAAAACCTCGTTCCGGGCGACCGCGAGGCGTCCGTCGCGAAGTTCGTGCAGCTCTGCAAGGACCGGGTCGACAAGTTCGCCCGCGTGCAGACCGAGCAATCCGTCCGCCTCGGGTACTGGATGGACTGGGACCGCACGGACGCCGACTGGGCCAAGCCGGTCGACGAGCGGAAGTCGTATTTCACCATGTCCCGGGAGAACAACTACACGATCTGGAGCTTCCTCCAGAAGTGCCACCACAAGGGCCTCATCTACCGCGGCTACGACGTCATGCCGTGGTGCGGGCGGTGCGGCGTCGGCATCTCCGAGCAGGAGATGAAAGAAGGGTACAAGAACGTCGAACACCGGGCCGTATTCGTCAAGTTCCCGCTCAAAGACCGCCCCGGCGAAAACCTACTCGTCTGGACGACGACACCGTGGACGTTGACCAGCAACGTCGGCGCGGCCGTCAACCCGGAACTGACGTACCTGCAGGTGAAGCTGAAGGGCGAGCTGTACTACGTCGCCAAGGGGGCGTTCAAGCTGAACCGCATGGAGTCGGGCGGCGGCGACGGCGAGGACGACGAGCCGACGGCCAAGAAGGGCAAGCGGGACTGGATCGACGGCGTGCCGCACCTGTCGAGCATCGAGCAGCACTTCAAATCGAAGGCCGGCAAGGACGGCTACGAAGTCGTCGGCGAGGTCAAGGGCGAGGAGATGCTCGGCTGGGAGTACGTCGGCCCGTTCGACGACCTGCCCGCGCAGCAGCACCAGTACGGCTACCCGCCCGCGGCCGCCCGCGTGGTCAAGGACCGCGGCTGGAGCCCCGCGCGAACAGCGGCCGAATCGCACCGCGTCATCAACGGCGGCAAGGACGTGACCGAATCCGAGGGGACTGGGATCGTCCACTCCGCCCCGGGCTGCGGTCAGATCGACTTCGTATGGGGCAAGGAGAGCGGTCTGCCGCCGGTCGCCCCGATCGACGACGCCGGCTGTTTCGTCGAAGGCTTCGGTTCACTCACTGGCCTGAACGCCGCCGACCCCACCACGGCCGACCGCGTCTTTGAATTACTGAAAGCGAACGACCGCCTGTTCGTCACCGAGCGGTACGTCCACCGCTACCCACACTGCTGGCGGTGCAAGACCGAACTGCTCTACCGGCTCGTGGACGAGTGGTTCATCAACATGGGCCCGCGGAACACGGAAGAAGGCTTCCGCGGCGCGATCATGAAGGTGGCCGCCCAGGTCACGTTCCTGCCCGAGTCGCTGAACGGCCGAGCTCGTGAGCGAGACTGGCTCTGGAACATGGGCGACTGGATGATCTCCAAAAAGCGATACTGGGGCCTCGCGCTACCCATCTGGGTGGACGAGGCGACCGGCGACTTCGAGGTGATCGGCAGCTTCGAGGAATTGAAGGCGCGAGCGGTCGAGGGGTGGGAGGAGTTCGACGGCCACTCGCCGCACCGGCCGTATCTGGACAAGGTCAAGATCCGCAACCCGAAGACCGGGAACCTGATGTCCCGCGTTCCGGACGTGGGCAACCCGTGGCTCGACGCCGGGATCGTGGCGTTCAGCACTATGAAGTACAACACCGACCGCGCGTACTGGCGGGAGTGGTACCCGGCCGACTTCATCACCGAAAGCTTCCCCGGCCAGTTCCGCAACTGGTTCTACGCCCTCCTCGCGCTCAGCACGATGATGGGCGAGGGTGAACCGCCGTTCAAGACGCTGCTCGGGCACGGGCTGGTCAAGGACCAGTACGCGCAGGCGATGAGCAAGAGCATGGGGAATTCGATCGAGTTCGTGGCCGCGGCCGACGAGGGCGGGAGCCTCACCGACGCCAAGGGGAAGCGCACGTCGTTCGCGGCTATCGGCGCGGATGTGATGCGGTGGCTCTATTCCCGCCATGACCCGGCCAAGAACTTGAATTTCGGCCCCGAGCCCGCGAACGAGGTTCGGGCGAAGTTCATCATCAAGCTCTGGAATTGCTACGCCTTTTTCGCCAACTACGCCCGGCTCGACGGCTTCGACCCGACTGCGGCCAAGGTGCCGGTGGCCGAGCGGGCGGACATCGACCGCTGGATCGTCTCCGACCTCCAGGGACTCATCACGACCGCCCGGACCGCGTTCGAGAAGTTCGACGTGATGAGCTTCTGCCTGGAAGCCGAGCGGTTCGTCGATGACCGGCTGAGCAACTGGTACGTCCGCCGCAACCGCGACCGCTTCTGGAGTAAGAACACCGAGCTGGACGACGCGGGCCGCAAGGACAAGCTCGCCGCGTACCAGACGATGTACGAAGTCCTCACGACGCTCTGCAAGCTCTTCTCGCCCGTGGTCCCCTTCCTCAGCGAGGTCATCTGGCAGAACCTGCGCACGCCCGCGGACGCGGAAAGCGTCCACCTCTGCGACTACCCGACGGCTGATCCCGGCCAGGTCGACGCCGACCTGTCGGCCGACATGGACGCGCTGCTGGACCTCGTCACCCTCGGCGGCGCGGCCCGGAACGCGGCCAAGACGCGGGGCCGGCAGCCGCTCGCGGAGCTGCGCGTATCACCCGGGTCGGACGCCGAGAAGCGGGCGGTCGAGCGGTTCGCGGACCAGTTGCGCGAGGAGTTGAACGTGAAGGCGGTCACGCTCCACGACAAGACCACCGGGCCGATGCTGCGGGTCGTGGCCAGGCTCAACAAAAAGACCGCGAACGCCAAGCTCGGGGCCAAGGGCAAGGAGGCGGAAGCGCTCCTCACGACGCTCGACGGAGCGAAGGTGAACGAAGAGATGCGCAAGACGGGCGTGATAGTCCTAACCGGCGTCGAACTCCAGCCGGCCGACATCGCCATCGAGTTCGTCGCCCCCGAGGGCTGGATCGGCGTCGCGGACAAGAACACCCAGGTGATGCTCGACACGCGGATCACGCCCGAGCTGAAGGCCGAGGGGCTGGCCCGCGACATCGTTCGCTTCGTGCAAGACGCGCGGAAAGATGCCGGGCTCGACGTGGCGGACAAGATCGCCCTCTACCTGTCCACGGAATCGGACGCCCTCCAGAAGGCAATGACGGCCCACCGGTCGCCCATCGCGGCCGAGACGCAGGCGATCGAGTGGTGCGCGACTCCGCCGGCCGACGCCCACGCGGCCAACGTGAAGGTGGACGGCCACGCGCTGGCGATCGCACTGCGGAAGGTGTAA
- a CDS encoding family 16 glycoside hydrolase, with amino-acid sequence MIRGVVDEPDLHPQPVGQGNHPLDELGSRPGVLGPVVQVNSPTNQLHRADGLRDKNVFAGTVGRGGMLMKKADGPNPPANDWMTVEIIARGNVFTVKINGKIVTEFTDEDEKRPTKGYSGFHVNGKKAAVQIRKAEVLPFSPLPTTK; translated from the coding sequence GTGATACGGGGGGTAGTAGACGAGCCGGATCTCCACCCCCAACCGGTCGGCCAGGGCAACCATCCGCTTGACGAACTGGGTTCGCGTCCCGGCGTTCTGGGGCCCGTTGTCCAAGTAAACTCCCCGACAAACCAACTTCACCGGGCTGATGGGTTACGAGATAAGAACGTTTTCGCCGGGACCGTGGGGCGTGGTGGCATGCTCATGAAAAAGGCCGACGGGCCGAATCCGCCTGCGAACGACTGGATGACGGTCGAAATCATCGCCCGGGGTAATGTGTTTACGGTCAAGATTAACGGCAAGATTGTCACGGAATTCACGGATGAAGACGAAAAAAGACCGACCAAAGGTTACTCAGGATTTCATGTGAACGGTAAGAAAGCAGCTGTACAGATCCGAAAGGCCGAAGTTCTTCCTTTCTCGCCACTTCCGACGACAAAGTAA
- a CDS encoding ISAzo13-like element transposase-related protein yields the protein MDNGPQNAGTRTQFVKRMVALADRLGVEIRLVYYPPYHSKYNPIERCWSSLEQKWGGSLLTSLDVILANARRMTWDGQSPTVGHVDREYPTGVRVTKAEMKPVEARLERSKTLPKYDITIRPRQPIGG from the coding sequence TTGGACAACGGGCCCCAGAACGCCGGGACGCGAACCCAGTTCGTCAAGCGGATGGTTGCCCTGGCCGACCGGTTGGGGGTGGAGATCCGGCTCGTCTACTACCCCCCGTATCACAGCAAGTACAACCCGATCGAACGGTGCTGGTCGTCGTTGGAGCAAAAGTGGGGTGGGTCGCTCCTGACTAGCCTGGACGTGATCCTCGCGAATGCCCGACGGATGACATGGGACGGTCAGTCGCCGACCGTGGGGCATGTGGACCGCGAGTATCCGACGGGGGTGCGGGTCACCAAGGCCGAGATGAAACCAGTCGAGGCCCGCTTGGAGAGGTCCAAGACATTACCCAAGTACGACATCACAATTCGGCCACGACAGCCCATCGGCGGGTAA
- a CDS encoding YdjY domain-containing protein, whose protein sequence is MLRPSLFAALGAAIAIVAATATGADDKTSTVTVDKAKKLVIIPAKIAPRKLAHLDQVYPIEVIATWAYRDGKKGKAHETVVITEVNPSEVHKALESIGLKPGKPAVGEGTKADGPDVNVYIEVTQPDGTAKRLTMDKVLIDPKTKKPMPKGVKFKFTGSGMTQLAPDKPEKVYGADLTGTLIAIFPVTDETVLQTSLTMAEEKYLKLEVNKDVLPKEGDPVKLILEVPGK, encoded by the coding sequence ATGCTTCGGCCCTCTCTTTTTGCCGCCCTCGGCGCGGCGATCGCCATCGTTGCCGCGACGGCCACCGGTGCCGACGACAAAACCTCGACCGTGACCGTGGACAAGGCCAAGAAGCTGGTCATCATCCCGGCCAAGATCGCGCCCCGCAAGCTCGCCCACCTCGATCAGGTTTACCCGATCGAAGTCATCGCCACCTGGGCGTACCGGGACGGGAAAAAGGGCAAAGCGCACGAGACCGTCGTCATCACCGAGGTCAACCCCAGCGAAGTTCACAAAGCGCTGGAATCGATCGGGCTGAAGCCGGGCAAGCCGGCGGTCGGCGAGGGGACCAAGGCCGACGGGCCGGACGTGAACGTGTACATCGAAGTCACGCAGCCGGACGGCACCGCCAAACGGCTCACGATGGACAAGGTTCTCATCGACCCGAAGACCAAGAAGCCGATGCCGAAGGGCGTGAAGTTCAAGTTCACCGGGTCGGGCATGACCCAACTCGCGCCGGACAAGCCCGAGAAGGTGTACGGGGCCGATCTGACCGGGACGCTCATCGCCATTTTCCCGGTCACGGACGAGACGGTGCTGCAAACCAGCCTGACGATGGCCGAGGAGAAATACCTCAAGCTCGAAGTGAATAAAGACGTCTTGCCGAAAGAAGGCGATCCGGTGAAACTCATCCTCGAAGTTCCGGGGAAATAA
- a CDS encoding alpha/beta fold hydrolase yields MNGLTRRQLLAGTAGLVFVLPAVATTSCPKAAAPQPKGRIRLASGRSIAFNEYGNPAGSKVVIYHHGHPGCRLECEVLLPALPDHPDLRLLSFDRPGMGWSDPDKGKSFCSWAKDLTACLDALGVNRFGLIGVSAGTPFALAAALELRDRVTAIAIASGLCDFSTGHYGAISTREIGLVRVAPAAVRAVLNSFARQVGRNPRALYRMLDTFETRDEKRFFQEDPAALELAAADVLEALRQGADGVVSDLDLTARPWGLSLGEVTAPTTLFHGAADRLATPVMAEANGRRIPNAVVRIFPGEGHISTVRTQATAILAAASA; encoded by the coding sequence ATGAACGGGCTCACGCGGCGGCAACTTCTGGCCGGTACGGCCGGCCTGGTATTCGTGCTCCCGGCGGTCGCCACGACTTCCTGTCCGAAGGCTGCCGCCCCACAGCCGAAGGGGCGCATCCGGCTCGCGTCCGGCCGGTCCATCGCGTTCAACGAGTACGGAAACCCGGCCGGCAGCAAAGTCGTGATTTACCACCACGGCCATCCGGGCTGTCGGTTGGAATGCGAGGTGTTGCTGCCCGCGCTTCCGGACCACCCCGACTTGAGATTGCTCTCGTTCGACCGGCCGGGGATGGGCTGGTCCGATCCGGACAAGGGTAAATCGTTCTGCTCGTGGGCCAAGGATCTGACGGCGTGCCTCGACGCCCTGGGCGTCAATCGATTTGGATTAATCGGCGTGTCCGCCGGTACCCCGTTCGCTTTGGCAGCCGCACTCGAACTCCGCGACCGGGTGACGGCGATCGCGATCGCCAGTGGCCTGTGCGATTTCTCGACGGGGCACTACGGTGCCATCTCGACTCGCGAAATCGGCTTGGTTCGCGTCGCCCCGGCGGCCGTGCGGGCCGTTCTGAATTCGTTCGCCCGACAGGTGGGCCGTAATCCCCGGGCGCTGTACCGAATGCTCGACACGTTCGAAACTCGGGACGAGAAGCGATTCTTCCAGGAAGACCCGGCCGCGCTGGAACTCGCGGCCGCGGACGTTCTCGAAGCCCTGAGACAGGGAGCCGACGGGGTCGTCAGCGACCTCGATTTAACCGCCCGCCCCTGGGGTTTGTCGCTGGGCGAGGTCACCGCGCCGACGACGCTGTTCCACGGGGCCGCCGACCGATTGGCCACGCCGGTCATGGCCGAGGCGAACGGGCGGCGAATCCCCAACGCCGTCGTCCGCATCTTCCCGGGCGAGGGACACATCTCGACCGTCCGAACGCAAGCTACGGCCATCCTGGCGGCCGCATCGGCTTGA
- a CDS encoding sulfatase, whose translation MPGHNFLLHKDAEAKFGSAHSHDMIYRGRDLQKLDGYTTDLFTDESLAFVDRHADKPWFLYLAYNAVHTPLEVLKKYGDRVPASITDPARHGYLSLLVGLDDAVGRVTAHLRKTGRDKDTLIFFFSDNGGSGRKPFLAYNTGVNTPLRGDKGQTLEGGIRVPFFVSWPGKIPAGKTYDSPVIALDVFPTACALAGAKVDADLDGVNLLPHLTGDVAAAPHPALYWRFGPQKAIRQGI comes from the coding sequence GTGCCCGGGCACAATTTCCTACTGCACAAGGACGCCGAGGCGAAGTTCGGCTCGGCCCACTCGCACGACATGATCTACCGCGGCCGCGACCTGCAAAAGCTCGACGGCTACACCACCGACCTGTTCACCGACGAATCCCTCGCCTTCGTCGACCGGCACGCGGACAAGCCGTGGTTCCTGTACTTGGCCTACAACGCCGTCCACACGCCGCTGGAAGTGCTGAAGAAGTACGGCGACCGCGTCCCGGCTTCCATCACCGACCCCGCCCGCCACGGCTACCTCTCGCTACTCGTCGGCCTGGACGACGCGGTCGGCCGCGTCACCGCCCACCTCCGCAAGACGGGCCGCGACAAGGACACGCTGATCTTCTTCTTCAGCGACAACGGCGGGTCGGGCCGCAAGCCCTTCCTCGCCTACAACACGGGCGTCAACACGCCGCTCCGTGGCGACAAAGGCCAGACGCTCGAAGGCGGCATCCGCGTCCCGTTCTTCGTCTCGTGGCCCGGCAAGATCCCCGCGGGCAAGACCTACGATTCGCCCGTGATCGCGCTCGATGTCTTCCCGACCGCCTGCGCGCTCGCGGGTGCGAAGGTCGACGCCGACCTCGACGGCGTGAACCTGCTCCCGCACCTCACCGGCGATGTCGCAGCCGCACCGCACCCGGCCCTCTACTGGCGCTTCGGTCCGCAGAAGGCGATCCGTCAGGGTATCTGA
- a CDS encoding DUF1559 domain-containing protein, with product MVKFNQTALSEFYMRREKNDRHAFTLIEVIIVLAIIGVLIGLLIPAVQGVRMAAARTAVQNQMRQIALGVANYENNKGKLPSQVIPQEGSMMSVLLPYSGTPQPVGSGAISPYTNRLDPSYAFYPTRDGSSSFAFNAQVFAKARQMSSITDGTSNTVMLTERYARCGRVTNVLWAMMQVLCLDGRTGQPTPCVNYPDRTATFADGMYNDILPQFNSAVGYSLGTDPALTFQSVPLPDACDPRIVQSSAHAGLMVVAMDGSVRIYTPSIQPAVYWSSITPDKGETITSD from the coding sequence TTGGTCAAGTTCAATCAAACGGCCTTATCGGAGTTCTACATGCGACGGGAAAAAAACGACCGGCACGCGTTCACCTTGATCGAGGTGATTATCGTGCTGGCGATTATTGGCGTGTTGATCGGTCTTTTGATCCCTGCCGTACAAGGTGTTCGTATGGCGGCAGCGCGGACCGCCGTCCAGAATCAGATGCGGCAAATTGCCCTCGGCGTAGCGAATTATGAGAACAACAAGGGAAAATTACCTTCTCAGGTTATTCCTCAAGAAGGCTCAATGATGAGTGTGCTTCTTCCGTATTCGGGAACGCCTCAGCCCGTAGGAAGTGGGGCGATCTCGCCCTATACAAATCGGCTCGATCCGAGTTACGCGTTCTACCCGACGCGAGACGGGTCGAGTAGTTTCGCCTTTAACGCGCAGGTGTTCGCCAAGGCGCGACAGATGTCGTCAATCACAGACGGCACGTCGAACACCGTCATGCTGACCGAGCGGTATGCCCGGTGCGGACGCGTCACAAACGTTCTTTGGGCAATGATGCAAGTCCTGTGCCTTGATGGCCGCACGGGCCAACCAACACCATGTGTCAATTACCCCGATCGCACGGCGACGTTCGCCGACGGTATGTACAACGACATCCTCCCACAGTTCAACTCGGCCGTCGGATATTCGCTCGGAACGGACCCGGCGCTCACTTTTCAATCGGTTCCCCTGCCGGACGCGTGTGACCCCAGGATTGTTCAGTCCTCGGCCCACGCGGGATTGATGGTCGTGGCGATGGACGGCAGCGTTCGCATCTATACCCCATCGATTCAACCGGCCGTCTATTGGTCCTCAATCACTCCGGACAAAGGCGAAACAATCACGAGCGACTGA